The Ptiloglossa arizonensis isolate GNS036 chromosome 2, iyPtiAriz1_principal, whole genome shotgun sequence sequence TATCGATGCACATTTCACAAAAGGGTCACGGAACCacttttctgttttctttttcttttttacatttttattagaaGAAAATCCAAAgactaatattgaaaatattacgttAAAATCGAAAATTAGTGGTCCTGTAACGACGGAAATGTTTCATGATCAAAGTGTAACGTATCGTTCCCAACATCTTTTAAGTCACGGTACACTTTTCGTCCGACAACGTATTTCTGGACCACTTAGATTCGTTTGTGGTTGTTTGGGTTTTAACGAATGTGTGGCAACGGATATACCAAGTTGTGAGTAGATTAAAATAAACGATTACGAtacaattgtttcaattttgcacaatatcgttttacaaaatttgttccATACAAACGCAAGTTGTCAATTAAATAGAAGTTGCTAAAAATATTAGGTGGTACGTTCTTTTTCGTTCTTGTTTCAAAGGTCGTTTTCCAAAGGGAGTTAGGGATAAGGTAGTTGGGCTCGAGGAGCCCTTCTCTTAATCTTCGACACGATGATTCGCAGCTCACTATTAGTTTTTCCAGGGTCAAACGTTCGATTCAaaagtttttaaatactttcgtaAACTGCTGTGTATATCGAGAATGTCGGTTGAGCATtagcattaaaaaaaaaaaagaaaaaaaaacatagccAATGGTTGGAATAAAGTAAGTTTACGATTAAACAAAATTCAATATCTTTTTttatcctttgtttctttcggTCGGTTAGTTGGATTTGTCGCTGTACGACGTTCGGTTAGAACGCAGCCTAAagacaattaaaataattaaaagatgCCGCAACGTGTACcaaagtttcgttcgtttagAAATGAACATGGAGAGCTGTACACGGGGGAGGAGGGAAGATCGTAACATTGGATTTGGTATCCGATAACCGTTCCTCGTTACGAACTTCGGGGAAAGAGAATGCATAGTTCCATCCACGTGTTCGTGAAAAGTAAGGAATAAGGAGACGAGCGAAGAATTTCGAATATCGAAAAAATTTCGATACCGGAGCAGTATTAACTCGtgtaaatacaaataccttggtAAAATCGATTACGGGACGTGACGGTTGGTGGCTCGGTTTATCTacggtcaaaacgttcgattcgaaagCGTTAGAATACTTTCGCGAGCCACTGTACGTCCATCGTCGATAAAGTTCAGCATAACTCGAGCGCGCGGTCTTCTCCGCTCGCTGCGAAAGGGTGGTGAAATCGGGCAAACGGGGAAGCTGGAAGCTTCGAAGGGGTGCCGAGCAACTCCGATCCGCGTCCGAAGGTGCACGGTAACATTTGACGAACGCGTACGAGAACGTCCGAAGCCGGGCCGAGTAGATAGATGACGCTCTACAACGGGACGACATGTCTGCGGGGTTCGACCTCCGCGAAACTGACACCGGAACTTGACTACAGCATTGTCGCCAGTCGGTTTGGATCGTCACTCGGTCACGCTCACCGCCGACGGCAGCCCAGTGTCAATAAACAGTGTTGTGACAactagtttgaaaaaaaaaggagcagACAAATTGCGCGCGCGATCTGTCTGTCATCCCCTCCCCTCCTCACTCTCTCCCTTCCTCTCACCCTCCTCCCTTCCTGTTCCAtgctcgttctctttctctctctctcggtcactttctttttctcgttcatGCTCTATTTTGAATCCcacttgttttctttttcttatcaaTTGCGTGCACGCGACACCCGAGCGTGGCCGATATCTGTTCCGTCTCTCCTTTCGCGCTGTACTTTCTTTCCGCCGTCGGTACATCGACTGTGTTGGTAAATAACGGTGATGTGATTCGTGCGCGCGGATTCGCGTCCCGTGGAACAAGGAAGATATCCCCCCACGTAACGCCGTAACGAAACGCGCGAGTGCACGTAACACATAGGTCCCCGTGCGCATACGGATCTATGAGAAGGAATCGCGGCAGAGGGGTGTGGTACGCGATAGAGCAGTCCCCGACCAGTTTCAATCGTTTTCTCTTCTCCCTTTCCTTTTTGCTAACCTCTTTCCTCGTGGATCTATTCTCCCCTCCGCGCGTGTGGTATATCTGTCCCCGTCTTACCGGCAGTGTCCGTCGCCGTGGAAAATATGATTGGCATAGAAGCGATAGCGGCGCGGTTATCGTCGGTGCCGGTGTTGGTACTGGTAGTGGTGCTGGCGCTGCTGCCAATAGTGTAGCGCGGGTGTGCGCGCGCGGTGCTGTCTCGGCAGCATACAGTGCAGACGGCGGCTTTAGACTTCGCGGAAGAAGGGCCGTGAGCTCGGCCGTGCTCCGATGGCCTGATATACACTACGAGACGCGTATATGAAGCTACACTGCCCTGACCCGTCGAGTGAGTAGTAGTTACCGCATATTGATACGGCCTTCGAATAAAACGGAGATCGATCTACGACCGAATTCTGCTTCTTCCTGCTCTCCCTCGCTTCGCGTTCCGTCACGTAAACGCCGCAAACGTTTAATTTGTCCTTGTCCGTGAGGATTCCGTGAATTTCGATGCGTGTTCCGTGTCAAGGATAAGCCGGTTTACACGGTCCGTTATTTTTCCTTTCGCAACCCCCCCGGGGCTAAATCGAGTCGTTGATTGATCACCGAAACGATTAAAACCGAGAAAAACAATAAGAGGGGAGGGAAGAAGTGATTTCACGGTTTTACGATCGCCCGTGCGACACGTCCGCGCGTTGTGTGATTTTCCATAGAAGATTACGGTTCGACGAGAGACAGCGGGGAGTCGCATCACGGGAAATACGTACGGAAGAACCGCAATGAGTATCGACCATGTATTCCGACAACGAACGAAACGGCTTCAAGAGTGCGAACCGGGTCACGTCGCAATTTCTCGATGTGCGTTTTCAAAATCGCGACAACACGTGAATTTCAATCTATCGCGGTGCACGAacgtaacgtattccgtattatCGAGCTCCGTGGTTATCCGCAGAGTGAATTTTTTCCAGTGACCTAGCGTATTAGTATatatttgtacgatttattCGACGGTCCACCTGTCAACGTTAATGCGACAGTGACAACGTTGAAAGTGAATCGTTGTCGAAATTCTTCGTAAATACGTCGAAATTCTTCGCGAACGTTACGAGCTGGTTTATTGTCGTTCTTTCCATATATTTGGCATCGATATTGCTATAGTAACGTTCAACGAAAGTCGAACGAAACCGAATGCACTTTCCTGTTATCGAGCTGCACCCTTCCGCAATTCTTCGCCGTTTACCGTTGTTTACAAAGTTCTTCGATCGAATAATACATAATACAGTGGACATGTATTTACTGAATCGAAGTGTTGTCAGCTTATGCGTGGGTGAAAGTGACAATTGCAAAACACAAATATCAGTTTCAGAAATTTTTGCAACCTTGCAAACGAACAAAAGTTTCCTTGTCCGCATAACTTTTCACCGATTGATCTGTCCTCTACCACGGTGGCCCttatgtttgtttatttaatgTTGTACGAAACGTAACTGAAAAGATATATCGTGGCCTACTTAGTTGTCGACTTCACGATTGTGTTATATCGAGCATCCGACAATACTATCACGGATTTCCTCATATTCTGAGCATCGAAAAAGTCTCCGACGACATCTTTCGagtatattttcgcaagttatTTTCGACGAGTAGGTAACTTTTCGTGATATCGTGTGTTGTGGATCACGAGGTCGCTCGACTGGATTTAAAAATCTTGTATCttcattgtttaaaaatattcagactttaattttatatactttGTCCCGTGTTGATCGCAAAGTATTTTGTTTACAAACTGGAATTTTCACTGTTATAGAAGGTATCGTTCAATGAGCGGCAAGAGATTAATATTGGAAAGTTAAAAGCATTGCAACATTATATTGGTAATTACAGACTAATCGTGTATCGAGTATTTTCAATGTTAATGATTTAATATTCTTAAATCgtttacaaaaaataatactattgtatttgtaatataataataagaaattgtCGGTTAGGATCTTTCGATTCAATATCCATATGTTTGTTTACTTGAACAATTTAGGAGTTATTGTAGTATAGTGtggataattttcttttccaatctTTTTAATGTTTTGTCACTAAATCAGACCgagaaatttatcgaattatcgAAAACAAAATTGTGCTCTGAGCCGAATTTGTTATTTAATCGACTTTAAACTTTTTCATGTCCAACGAATGATTAACCATACGAAAAATATAACttcataaaattaataattaaaaataaaccgaTATACTTGTCCTTGTAGATTAATTGCCAATTAATCCTGGCCGTATATTAACATCTAAGTAGATTAAATTAACGGAGTATTCTCATTTGCAAATGTAAAAAAAGAAGGtattttttaagaattatttgcattgaaaatattaccgcgaataatacgaatttttaatCTAAGCTTGCAGAGTATATTAACTACActctaataatttttaatgttgaaaatacgaatacatttatttacacgagTCGCTGAATTACGAGCTGCAATGAAAACATTGTTCCGTTGGTGGAATACAAATCTCGATTTCATTCTACCgagaaataacaattttaatcaaatttctaCTCAATGAGTGTGTAACGAGATtcgatgttgaaataaaataaatatcgtaaGCCGAACATTTTCGAATTCCATTCTTGGAATCGTCGTATTGTGGTAAAGAGTTCGTCGATTAAGGAAATCGttgtacatttttaaacaattttttctccattttcgtcAATGCGAGGATGAAAGTAGTAATAACGACCGTTAAGACGACAAGAAACGCACAATGAAATGTAATTGTGAACTCCGAAGAAAATGAAGAGAAAAACAGCTGCATGGAGGCCTGGGTCGGAAGAAAGGCTCGATTGCATCGGCCATTTCCTCTCTATAGATCAAGAGAACTACTCCCATCGATGCAAATATGCATATTGTAAAGACAAAAGCCAAGTTTCTTGCACCAGAAGCGCATTTACGCTTgtccggtgaaaaaaaaaattgttctcatcCGTACCGTGAGCCGCAGCAATAGTTTTCTCACCGTTTTTCAATTCTTACGATTAATCGTAtcaacgtttcgagaaacgagacACGTTTCCAGTTAAAACCTCCCGAAAGTAATCTCCATAAATAGGTTTATACGTAGCTTTTGTGATTTATCTTTGCATTTCGGAACCTTGACCCATGCAATTCTTCAATGTACATTCCACGCTCCTTTTACGTAGAAATTATGTCTTCGGCATGAGGCTTTACTTTCAACAAACCTTGAAACGTCTTACTGTTACCAGTCGCCTATGTGCAAAGTGTATTTGACACCTCGACGGTGAAACGTTTACAGCTTTgttatttttttgaattttaactACACTCGTTTACCAGCGCGTTTTCAATACCCCAACTTACGAGGAAATAAAACCAATCTATTTCTTCGTCACGCTAGAGCCAATTGTCGCTTTAAATGAAATATCatttgaatgaaaataatttgaaactcTGACAATGTTGTCGATTCTTCTAATTTCGGGCTGAAACGTTACCGAAATATTTCTAAGACTGCAAATTGCAATAGGATTGCAATAGTTGTACAATTTGCTGTATATCGTTGCTATGCCGTGCTGATTGGCTGATTGGCAAGCATTGCTCCACAATTATCGTTACAATTCGATGTACGACTTATCGTATAATAAATCGTCACGTTTGTGGTCCCTATTAGATATGTAAAATTTATCAGACGTGCagaaaaacgaagtaacgaagtaacgaagtaacgaagtttTGACGAAGATTTATAAACACGTCATTATATTGTTGAAATACCATTTAATGTtcaaaatgtatataaatttattcctCCGCATTAGAATAAGATACCTATTCATTCTCAAGTTTTCTTTCACCCATATTAACGTTATTCTAACAGGTTTTGACAATTTTATGCTGAAATTAACCATTAGTAGCATAACAATCTAACagctattattaaataaatttaaaaatacttttaacaaCCTTTATACATTTAGAGGAGTTAATTTTACTCCAATGAAAATGTTCacttggaaataaaattttgcaaacCAAAAAAGAACCAGATATACTGTTTTTATAATGAGAAAAGATGTACAAGACGATTCTAAAGCTTTGTAATATCTTAAAACCGATTTACGAAGATTTATCGAAAAACAGTTTATTAGGAAATTGTACGAGAGGAAGGACAGGCACAGAATAATAACAAAAGTTTTAATGCTACTGCTTGACGTATTGTACCTAAATACTGTGACTTAAAAACTATATAAATATCTTCCTGTATGGAAACAGTAATTTTCAGCAAAGTTTTCTACTTAATATTAAAGATTATGCAAGTATCGGCACTGTTGTGTCAGACGTAAAAAATTTCGCGGAATTTAAAGATAAAACGCCTTAGAGTTGGGAAGCGACGTCACTCGAACGCTTCAAAGGAGTCAAGAATATTTCGGTCTAAAATAAAATCGTAACAAAAAACCCTTTTAATGTAACAGAGGACTCATGATACAGTTGAGCGAATAAAAATGCCCTCGCAATTAAAAGATATTCATTTAACGTTTAAACCAAAATTTGAAGTCGATcgataaattctttttttaagtCAACCGATTAATTGGTTTTTGAGATATCGTATTTACAGgtttaaaatgtataaattctGATTAAACTCGTTTGAAGTCTTTTTTGTGAATTTTATGCGTTTAGGAAAGgattttttatactttaatCGGTTATTTAAGGACTGTAAAGAACGACTTACCCTTtttcgaaaaactcctgttgatccagatttctttctttgttattaaattttctcCTTTCTGTCATCTCGTGTATCACCAAAAATCTGTAGGGGCCAATTTTCAAGTACATCAACGTCGTAACTCTCAAAACTAAACAGAGCACATTATCAAATTCTAATGACTCTTGATGAACAGTAAGCATGCTTAGCACGTTGATATCCAGACATCGTTGCAATAAATTGTCAAACAACAGATCTTCAAAAATAGGCCTGATTTGTTGCAAAACATGTTTATTATAAGGTGATTCGTGCATGAAATTATCAAGGGTGATAATTTCCTCTTCAGTTTAACACCGCATACATCAGTTAATAAAACTTCTATCTAATTGTGTAATACGTTGATTCCTActaaaaagatattttttcttattttgtatGTACGTATATTACATTCATGAATGTTTTTGGAGAGTTCGAAAacatatcgaatatttctattatgaatattttatcTTCACCGTACATTTAACTTACTGATACATTCGTGTATAAATCTGAATATATAAATtatcttgaaaattataaatattaaaaagaaatgaagATATTTTTTCGTGAGAAAAGGACAGACGAAAGAGTGAACCGAGAGCGTGTCTACGTCAACATTTTAAAATTGGATCTACCTATTTAGATAATTATTGGAGTGTCTTTTATCAGGAAAGTTTTAAGAATACACTTGTGAAGTTTTGTAGATATATTTATCGAAGTTTGAtggttgaattttttttaacgcgtcCTAAGAAATATTTTAGGCGTTTCAAGCTGTGATGTATTTGCTTTCCAAGCAAAGGTGGTTTTACGGTCGACAAGATTGGCGCCGTTCCATAGATGAAACAAGAAACAGACAAAACAAACAAATTATTACGAGTTCGGATCCTaccaaatataaaaagaaaaaaaaatacacgtaatttAGCGAAATAACGCCATTTAAAAAAAGTAGAATATTCGAAGATATCAACTTGAGCCTGGTAGGGTTCATAAAGAGACATCTACTTTATATACGCacgaaatttcaaatcgatcggGTATTTATATACGCCCGTAGTTTTCTCTAACGGCCCAAACTGGACACCGTGTAACATATCGAACGAAATCTTtttcaactatttttaatttatcatgTCCGAGTTACATGACTCCAGAGAATATGCAATGCACTCTCTACAATTGTACCAATAGActcgtgtattttattttattttgtctaCATCTACGTGTGTCCTATGTTTCGAGTCATTTCcagaaattaaacaaaatagtaacgtaaaaatgaaacaatgaaaattgtaaCTATGGAAAACAATCGGGATGATTAGAAATTTCATAAAGAGTGAGAAGATTCATAAGTAGAAATCGAAGATAATATCTAAATGATAAATTGTGCAAAATTAATGATAAACCTGGTAGACGAGACGCGACTCTGGTGTCGCTTGGCTCGGGCGAACTGGAGGAACATTTGTGCCCCTCTTCTACCACCATGTCGACCAGTTAGTACTAATGTGCCCCCTTCCACATCTGACGTTACCCTCGATCTACAGACTTTTGAGAAATGCCCTGGTCGTTAAAACACGTGATTAACTCGGGACCAACGACGTTTGCACTCATTTTTCCAGCTTGTTAACCGAGTCTAGGACGCTTTAAAAACTTCACCGGTTTTAATCGTGTCCTCCACATAGTCGATGAATCGCTCCTCCGTATTCCCCGAACTTCTCAAATTTATCCACGTATCGGTTCCTGCGAGAGACTCTTTAACCTCGAATTAGTCTCGCTGTGCACACTTCGGTAGGCTCTGTGAAGAAATAACCGAGTTTTGCCATCGGTAACGGTTCAAATCTCGACTGTAATTGATTGGAAGCTGCAACTAGCAGCACTCGATCATTGACGATGTACGAACTGGCAATTCTTGATAACATTCTCGTCAATTTATCTCGAGAAGTCTGGTAACTGTTCAGGAACGAATTTTACCTGGCCACAATTATCAGCTTTCGTACCACTATGCGACTGACTTCATTTCGAATTCGACAAACAAGGACACAATGACCGATTGATTGTTTTCAAGCACAATTTAAGTCTTTGGTCGAACAATCTCTTCAACTGTTGTGTAATAGCTGCTCCATACTGCTGATGATCCTATCTGCCCCATAACCTTACTTTCGTCGTTAGAATTGTACCTATCACCTGCATTAGTTCGATCCATTATGTCTCTAACAGCTGTTAGAGTGTTctttgcctttttttttttaatatattgttgTCAGGTGAACCATACAAGAACAAGTACAAGATTCGTGCAATTCTTAACGAGGAACAAATCGTAGTTTCGTTTCTTGAACTTGAATTGTCGCTGCCAAGAGAAACACCttgtttttcttattctttGTACCGCTCTACAAACCTGCAAAGTATCGTCAAAATCGAGGACGGGTGGGGGTTGGTGGGGGATATTTTGCGGATATTCCTCGCGATACGTTCTCGCAACTGCGCGTCTTTCAACAAGTCTTCCTGCTCTGTGCTAGCAAAGCGCCACCTGTGGGGCTTACTGTGTACCCTTCACTCGGCAAAGAACCACAACAAACTCGAACGTTCTTGACCTTCTCGAATGTTCTCGACGTTTACCACGAAGCTCTAGACCACGTGCGAACAAAAGGTTCTTATTGCACAATGATCGATTTCGGTCGAATTCTACCGGTAATGACCCACGATGAACCgaaaatgcaataaaaattgaCCAACGCAAACCGCGTTACACCAAGTTCCAACGTCAGGCGTGCCCCCAATCACGCGACACCGTGGACAAACTGTATTAGATACACGCGAACCGCACGTTTTCTAACGCATACGGTTCACCAACTCATTACCCAATCGAAACTGTAGACTAATATATTTGCACAGTCTACGGTTATTAATCGCGAGGGCTATTTAAACTGTTCCTATTCGTGTTCAAGTACTATATTTTATCTATAAGCCTACGTGTAAAAGTTAATTCACCTACATCGTGTACGTCCGTGCAATCTCGTGCAATGGTGAAGGTGCCCTCGTGTTTTTTCGTTGCTTGTAAGATTCTTAATTTCGGTTTTCTTCCATACTAAAATTActacagaaattattcgttgaacttgCTCGTAAGTTTTTCAGAAATATActcttcttgctttcaaactagTCGGTAATATTATCAATTTGTACGGAATGCTGTATTGTAATATCTAGTTGTGTtcttttcatttgttctcttgtgTTGTGGCAGCCCAATGCGGTGCATCGTTTACTTCCACGTAAAGCCGATTCTGGACGCAACTGAACATTAATACACGTGTATCTGTGTACACGGTGAATACAATGCTTAATTGCCCGTATATTATGAGCACAGATTTTAAGCCCTTAATACATATTATGcatacagaaatttctccaagtTAGGAAAATATGGCAAGCTTAATGCTACCCCTTTTTCTCGGCCAGCGACACAATCTTGCCACTCTTGCCCGCTAAGGCGTTTGGCGGCTGCGCAATGTAGATGCGCAGAATCATTATGCCACTGATCGCACGACACAACGGAGCGGCTGGAGCGACTGGAACGTCTAACATAGACGGGACTAACCTACTTACGTGTGACGGGTCGCATGAATCGCTATGAAATAACAATGCTTCGTCGATAGTTTCGCGATATTTGATGTTTGAAATAGACTACCAATCCGAGGATTAAACTATTATTCATCATACGTTCCGTTACGAAATTCAAAATAAGTTCTACTTCACGTAatcaacatattacatattttattcgaacaaaactcCACAGAACTATGTTACACGTATTATTTAATATGTCAGAATATGCAACGCATTAAAATATGCTGAAAAAAG is a genomic window containing:
- the LOC143143078 gene encoding uncharacterized protein LOC143143078, producing MHESPYNKHVLQQIRPIFEDLLFDNLLQRCLDINVLSMLTVHQESLEFDNVLCLVLRVTTLMYLKIGPYRFLVIHEMTERRKFNNKERNLDQQEFFEKGPKYS